In Pseudomonas nunensis, a single window of DNA contains:
- a CDS encoding DUF2059 domain-containing protein: protein MTRLRAICTAVALVCASGQVFADTASHNASAEAFLTLAHADKLGTPVYMQVQQMFAQRFEQTKAPESKKALLETYQAKANAALDQAIGWNKLKPDMVKLYTTNFSESELKDLVAFYQSPLGKKVLEKMPQLTQQSAQMTQAKLESAVPVVNKLLADMTNELDPKAAAAAPAPAKKKP, encoded by the coding sequence ATGACTCGTCTTCGTGCCATCTGTACCGCGGTTGCACTGGTTTGCGCCAGCGGCCAGGTTTTTGCCGATACCGCCAGCCACAACGCCAGTGCCGAAGCTTTCCTGACCCTGGCGCACGCTGACAAATTGGGCACTCCGGTGTACATGCAAGTGCAGCAAATGTTCGCTCAGCGCTTTGAACAGACCAAAGCCCCTGAATCGAAAAAGGCCCTGCTGGAAACCTACCAGGCCAAGGCCAACGCCGCTCTGGACCAAGCCATTGGCTGGAACAAGCTGAAACCTGACATGGTCAAGCTGTACACCACCAACTTCAGCGAGTCCGAGCTCAAAGACCTGGTTGCTTTCTACCAGTCGCCGCTGGGCAAAAAAGTCCTGGAAAAAATGCCGCAGCTGACTCAGCAATCGGCCCAGATGACCCAGGCCAAACTCGAAAGCGCCGTGCCAGTGGTCAACAAGCTGTTGGCTGACATGACCAACGAGCTGGATCCGAAGGCTGCCGCAGCTGCACCTGCTCCTGCCAAGAAAAAGCCTTAA
- a CDS encoding BolA family protein gives MTMQQRIESTLGLLQPEHLQVQDESHMHSRGLQTHFKAVVVSQQFEGLNRVKRHQKVYGTLGELMGEFHALALHTYTPEEWAQMDAAPASPTCAGGSKH, from the coding sequence ATGACCATGCAACAACGCATCGAATCGACGCTGGGGTTGTTACAGCCCGAGCACCTGCAAGTGCAGGATGAAAGCCACATGCACAGTCGTGGGTTGCAAACCCACTTCAAGGCCGTGGTGGTCAGCCAGCAGTTCGAAGGGCTCAATCGCGTCAAGCGTCACCAGAAAGTCTACGGCACGCTCGGCGAGCTGATGGGTGAGTTTCATGCGTTGGCGCTGCATACCTACACGCCTGAAGAATGGGCACAGATGGATGCGGCCCCGGCCTCACCGACCTGTGCTGGCGGCAGCAAGCATTGA
- a CDS encoding rhodanese-related sulfurtransferase, translating to MTQQIVVAALYKFVTLENYVEMREPLLQAMVDNGIKGTLLIAEEGINGTVSGSREGIDGLMAWLKNDPRMDDIDHKESYCDDQPFYRTKVKLKKEIVTLGVDGVDPNKAVGTYVDPQNWNALISDPEVLLIDTRNDYEVAIGTFEGAIDPKTTSFREFPDYIKEHFDPAVHKKVAMFCTGGIRCEKASSYMLSQGFDEVYHLKGGILKYLEEVPQEETKWQGDCFVFDNRVTVRHDLSEGDYDQCHACRTPISVEDRASEHYVAGISCPHCWDKLSEKTRRSAIDRQKQIELAKARNLPHPIGYNYKQTPSEA from the coding sequence ATGACACAACAGATTGTCGTGGCGGCACTGTATAAGTTCGTCACCCTGGAAAACTATGTCGAGATGCGTGAGCCATTGCTGCAAGCGATGGTCGACAACGGCATCAAAGGCACGCTGCTGATCGCCGAAGAAGGCATCAACGGTACCGTGTCCGGCAGCCGCGAAGGCATCGACGGGCTGATGGCCTGGCTCAAGAACGACCCGCGCATGGACGATATCGACCACAAAGAATCGTACTGCGACGACCAGCCGTTCTACCGCACCAAGGTCAAGCTGAAGAAAGAAATCGTCACCCTCGGCGTTGACGGCGTAGACCCGAACAAAGCCGTCGGCACCTACGTCGATCCGCAGAACTGGAACGCGCTGATCAGCGATCCGGAAGTGCTGCTGATCGACACCCGCAACGACTACGAAGTCGCGATTGGCACCTTCGAAGGCGCCATCGATCCAAAAACCACCAGTTTTCGCGAATTCCCCGACTACATCAAAGAACACTTCGACCCGGCCGTGCACAAGAAAGTCGCGATGTTCTGCACCGGCGGCATTCGTTGTGAAAAGGCTTCGAGCTACATGCTCAGCCAGGGCTTCGATGAGGTCTATCACCTCAAGGGCGGCATCCTGAAGTACCTCGAAGAGGTGCCGCAGGAAGAAACCAAGTGGCAGGGCGACTGCTTTGTGTTCGACAACCGCGTGACCGTGCGCCACGACTTGAGCGAAGGCGACTACGATCAATGTCATGCCTGTCGTACACCGATCAGCGTCGAAGACCGCGCATCCGAGCACTACGTGGCGGGCATCAGTTGCCCGCATTGCTGGGATAAGCTGAGCGAGAAAACCCGTCGCAGCGCCATCGACCGGCAGAAGCAGATCGAACTGGCCAAGGCGCGCAACTTGCCGCACCCGATCGGTTACAACTACAAGCAAACCCCTTCCGAGGCTTGA
- a CDS encoding DsbA family protein — protein MCSWCWGFAPVAEALVEQAQAAGVELHLVVGGLRTGSGSALEPTTRRYILEHWQAVTEATGQPFKREGALPDGFVYDTEPACRALVTARSLAPDCAWKLLGLIQHAFYAEGRDVTHASVLVELAEKAGLPRIEFAAAFDRADQHAATAADFTWVQDLGIAGFPTLLAERDGQLALLTNGYQPLNVLSPLLGRWLERAACA, from the coding sequence ATGTGTTCCTGGTGCTGGGGCTTCGCGCCGGTGGCTGAAGCGCTAGTCGAGCAGGCGCAGGCGGCGGGCGTGGAGTTGCATCTGGTGGTGGGCGGTTTGCGCACCGGCAGCGGTTCGGCACTCGAGCCGACCACCCGACGCTACATTCTTGAGCACTGGCAAGCGGTCACCGAGGCCACTGGCCAGCCGTTCAAGCGCGAAGGTGCGTTGCCTGACGGCTTTGTCTACGACACCGAGCCGGCATGCCGGGCGCTGGTGACGGCGCGCAGCCTGGCGCCGGATTGCGCGTGGAAACTGCTCGGGCTGATTCAGCACGCGTTCTACGCCGAAGGTCGCGACGTCACCCACGCCAGCGTGCTGGTGGAATTGGCGGAAAAGGCCGGTTTGCCGCGCATCGAGTTCGCTGCGGCGTTCGACCGTGCCGATCAGCACGCTGCCACCGCCGCCGATTTCACCTGGGTCCAGGACCTCGGCATCGCCGGGTTCCCGACCTTGCTGGCCGAGCGCGATGGGCAATTGGCGTTGCTGACCAACGGCTATCAACCCCTGAATGTCCTGTCACCGCTGCTCGGCCGCTGGCTGGAGCGCGCTGCCTGTGCATGA
- a CDS encoding ABC transporter ATP-binding protein produces the protein MHDLPDDVPASPRVDRLSWAEIRRLALHHKKSLWIANGVAVLATLCSVPIPLLLPLLVDEVLLGHGDSALKIMNHALPDVWQKAAGYIGLMLLVTFVLRCGALLFNVVQAKLFAALAKDIVYRIRVRLIERLKRISLGEYESLGSGTVTTHLVTDLDTLDKFVGETLSRFLVAMLTLVGTASILVWMHWKLALLIMLFNPLVIYATVQLGKRVKHLKKLENDSTSRFTQALTETLDSIQEVRAGNRQGFFLGRLGQRAREVRDYAVNSQWKTDASNRASGLLFQFGIDIFRAAAMLTVLFSDLSIGQMLAVFSYLWFMIGPVEQLLNLQYAYYAAGGALSRINELLARADEPQYPGGVDPFQGRTTVGIDVQGLSFSYGDELVLDQMNLSIAPGEKVAIVGASGGGKSTLVQLLLGLYTPLAGTIRFGGATQEEIGLETVRENVAVVLQHPALFNDTIRANLTMGRERSDEACWQALEIAQLDGTVRGLPQGLDSVVGRSGVRLSGGQRQRLAIARMVLAQPKVVILDEATSALDAATEYNLHEALARFLSERTTLIIAHRLSAVKQADRVLVFDGGRIAEDGDHQQLIADGGLYAKLYGHLQQL, from the coding sequence GTGCATGATCTGCCCGACGATGTACCCGCTTCCCCGCGTGTCGATCGACTGAGCTGGGCGGAAATCCGCCGACTGGCCCTGCATCATAAAAAATCCCTGTGGATCGCCAACGGCGTGGCCGTGCTGGCGACCCTGTGCAGTGTGCCCATCCCGTTGCTGTTGCCGTTGCTGGTGGACGAAGTGCTGCTGGGTCACGGCGATTCTGCGCTGAAGATCATGAACCACGCACTGCCCGATGTTTGGCAGAAAGCCGCCGGCTACATCGGCCTGATGCTGCTGGTGACCTTCGTCCTGCGCTGTGGCGCGTTGCTGTTCAACGTGGTGCAAGCGAAGTTGTTTGCGGCGCTGGCCAAAGACATCGTTTACCGCATCCGCGTGCGACTGATCGAACGGCTCAAACGCATCTCCCTGGGCGAATACGAAAGCCTGGGCAGCGGCACGGTAACCACGCACCTGGTCACCGACCTCGATACCCTCGACAAGTTTGTCGGCGAAACCCTCAGCCGTTTCCTCGTGGCGATGCTGACCCTGGTCGGTACCGCGAGCATTCTGGTGTGGATGCACTGGAAACTTGCGCTGCTGATCATGCTGTTCAACCCGCTGGTGATCTACGCCACGGTGCAGCTCGGCAAACGGGTCAAGCACCTGAAGAAGCTGGAGAACGACAGCACATCGCGTTTCACTCAGGCATTGACCGAAACCCTGGATTCGATCCAGGAAGTGCGCGCCGGTAATCGTCAGGGTTTTTTCCTCGGTCGGCTGGGTCAGCGTGCCCGGGAAGTGCGCGATTACGCAGTGAACTCGCAATGGAAAACCGACGCGTCGAACCGGGCCAGCGGCTTGCTGTTCCAGTTCGGTATCGATATTTTCCGCGCCGCCGCGATGCTCACCGTGCTGTTCTCCGACCTGTCCATCGGCCAGATGCTCGCGGTGTTCAGCTACCTGTGGTTCATGATTGGTCCTGTCGAACAGCTGCTGAATCTGCAATACGCCTACTACGCTGCTGGCGGTGCGCTGTCGCGGATCAACGAGTTGCTGGCGCGTGCCGATGAGCCGCAATACCCCGGTGGCGTCGATCCATTCCAGGGTCGCACCACCGTGGGCATCGACGTTCAGGGGCTGAGTTTCAGTTATGGCGATGAGCTGGTGCTGGACCAGATGAACCTGAGCATCGCCCCCGGTGAAAAAGTCGCGATCGTCGGCGCCAGCGGTGGCGGTAAAAGCACCCTGGTGCAGTTGCTGTTGGGCTTGTACACGCCGCTGGCCGGGACCATTCGTTTCGGTGGTGCGACGCAAGAAGAGATCGGCCTGGAAACCGTGCGGGAAAATGTCGCCGTGGTGTTGCAGCATCCGGCGCTGTTCAACGACACCATCCGGGCCAACCTGACCATGGGTCGCGAACGCAGCGACGAAGCGTGTTGGCAGGCCCTGGAAATCGCCCAGCTCGATGGCACGGTGCGCGGCTTGCCCCAGGGCCTGGACAGTGTGGTCGGGCGTTCCGGTGTGCGTTTGTCCGGTGGCCAGCGTCAACGGCTGGCCATTGCGCGGATGGTTCTGGCCCAGCCCAAAGTGGTGATCCTCGACGAGGCCACCTCGGCGCTGGATGCCGCCACCGAATACAACCTGCATGAAGCACTGGCGCGGTTCCTCAGCGAGCGCACCACCCTGATCATTGCCCACCGACTGTCAGCGGTGAAGCAGGCCGACCGCGTGCTGGTGTTCGATGGTGGACGCATCGCCGAGGATGGCGACCATCAGCAACTGATCGCCGATGGTGGTTTGTACGCCAAGCTTTATGGGCATTTGCAGCAGCTGTAA